The genomic interval TCGGCCGTGGTCAGGCTCAATATAAAAGGTGTTGCGGGCCACGTGGGCGCAGTGCTTGCAGCCAATGCAGGTAATTTCGTCGACATAGACGCCCTTCTGGCGCAGCTGACCGCCCAGCTCGGGTTCAAAGCCAGTGCGATCTTCTGCCTGGCGCAGCTGACCGCCTAGCTCGGGCTCAAAGCCGGTCGCGCTGGGTTGCCCATCAAACTGTGTCATTGTAGTTGCTACTCGTGCTTTAGAACGCCCAAATGCTGGGCCAATACAAAGAAAGGGGCCAAATAGCCCCTCTCCAAGATTCAAAAGGTCGATGGGTTAGCCATTCCAGCGCTGCACTACCAGCCGCACAGAACCATCTTCCCGTACCTGCTCTTCAGACAACTGAAAGCCCTGACGAGAGGTCTCAGCTACTACGGTGTTGTAGGCGTAGCGCTGAGTTACCCGGCTGAGAAACCCTTCAACAGTCAACGGTTGCTGCCAATATTGCAAATCAGCCACCAGCTCATAGTCACTGGTTTCGGGATTGCGACGAAAGCCAATATCGTAGCCGTTGTCTTGGGCAATGACCACGTCTGCGGTCTGGGTTTGCCCTTGGTAGCCACGCACATCACAAGGGCCAGACTTCCAGTCAGTGCCCAGGTCATTCAAAGCCAGCTTTAGGGAATCTAGATTGCGAATTTTGGTTTTGATTTGGCTAAAGTGTGACATTTGCTAGGGGTGATAGTAGGGGACTCTATAATCGAAATCGAAAGATTACCACTGACTGTAGGCAGTTTGGGCAGCCACAGTTTCGGTAGCCGTTTGCTCATTCCGCTGAGCGAAATACTCAGAGGTCTGCTGCTGAGCCACCACGGTACCCAGCTGAGCTTCAATAGCCGCGGTTACCTCAGCACAGGAGGCACCCACAATGCCAGTCACTGTCTCTTTAACCCGACCGTCAGGGTAAATAATGAACTCTAACGTTTCCATAAGGATTGCTCGTTTCAACACCATTGATGGTGATACTAGTGACCTTTAAACATCGTGGGTGCTAACAACTTCCCCAGCGGTATGTCAGGTTGGCAGGCGCCAGATTAATAACCCGATCTTAACCGGCAGGGGTGGTGTAGTTCGCCACTGTTCATTACGAAACTCAATCTACCGTATTGATCCCGGATGTGGGCACATCCATTAGACGTAGTGTCGCGTAACTTCTAGAGAGCGTCAAGGCAACTTTTGTTACATATCGCAGCGCTTTTAACGACCTACAACCGCGCAAATGCCCTTTCAGCCGTAGGTCGAGCCTAAAACAATTTAAGAAATATTAAATGCCTCTGCCAAGGGCCTACTCAACCTGGGAAACACTGATTGGCAACACAAGTTGTCTTCTGCTCGAGACTTTAGACTTTGCTTCGTTGAGGTTGCCTGACTCAGTACTATGGCAGGCATCGTCGGAGAGTCATGTTTTTCCGTTGTGGCCTTACGAATGCGAGACGTATCCTCCATCTCACCCCAAATGACATCAAGAATCGAGTACAGCTGATTCTCCACCAGGAGTAGGTGCTCTGTCGGGGAAAATCATCCGTCGCAAAACGTAATATCCCACGACAAGCAT from Nodosilinea sp. FACHB-141 carries:
- a CDS encoding DUF2997 domain-containing protein, producing METLEFIIYPDGRVKETVTGIVGASCAEVTAAIEAQLGTVVAQQQTSEYFAQRNEQTATETVAAQTAYSQW
- a CDS encoding DUF1257 domain-containing protein, which codes for MSHFSQIKTKIRNLDSLKLALNDLGTDWKSGPCDVRGYQGQTQTADVVIAQDNGYDIGFRRNPETSDYELVADLQYWQQPLTVEGFLSRVTQRYAYNTVVAETSRQGFQLSEEQVREDGSVRLVVQRWNG